One Cucumis sativus cultivar 9930 chromosome 1, Cucumber_9930_V3, whole genome shotgun sequence DNA segment encodes these proteins:
- the LOC101203065 gene encoding ninja-family protein 6 — MGEAIGVCGDDLMLRLSPKMSRETTNVSISEPPDLTLRLSLGGIYCGKAKENSLARSSSVIGVISQNGETPKWDMQRQTGSFLSLSRSCSLPAETDQLGRIKLKELQLLRRMEAKKRLVEQRSSRAPAPEDEKSAAAPPSPSEVVAWAAASAAKSPALCRAIDKIKSTQGNHSQSYTTEGHGSVGSGKGSSSSQSSLESNDREPVVNSQTMASRKTEKPPTNAAKRARISKVLMEGDKGMDVMRTMPSVSTIGDGPNGRKVEGFLYKYMKGQVCIVCVCHGSFLTPTEFVKHAGGKEVANPMKHIHVCCTSFSLEK; from the exons ATGGGGGAAGCCATCGGTGTATGTGGGGATGATCTGATGTTGAGACTTTCACCGAAGATGAGTAGAGAAACAACGAACGTTTCTATTTCTGAACCGCCGGACCTTACTCTTAGGCTTTCTCTTGGTGGAATTTATTGTGGCAAGGCGAAGGAAAATTCGTTAGCCCGATCGTCTTCTGTTATTGGAGTGATTTCTCAGAACGGAGAGACACCGAAATGGGATATGCAGAGGCAAACGGGGTCGTTTCTTTCGTTATCGAGATCTTGCTCTCTTCCTGCTGAGACAGACCAACTCGGTCGAATTAAACTGAAGGAGTTGCAATTGCTGAGAAGGATGGAGGCTAAAAAGAGACTGGTGGAGCAGAGGAGTAGCAGAGCACCTGCGCCGGAGGATGAGAAGTCGGCCGCAGCACCGCCGTCGCCGTCTGAAGTGGTGGCTTGGGCCGCCGCTTCTGCTGCAAAAAGTCCTGCACTATGTCGTGCGATTGATAAGATCAAATCCACGCAAGGAAACCATTCGCAGAGTTATACAACTGAAG GACATGGAAGTGTGGGATCAGGAAAAGGGTCATCCAGTTCTCAATCATCACTGGAGTCAAATGACAGAGAGCCAGTAGTGAACTCACAAACAATGGCATCAAGGAAAACCGAAAAGCCACCAACAAATGCAGCAAAAAGAGCGAGAATTTCCAAGGTATTGATGGAAGGGGATAAGGGGATGGACGTGATGAGAACGATGCCAAGCGTGTCAACAATCGGGGATGGGCCGAACGGAAGGAAGGTAGAAGGGTTTTTGTACAAGTACATGAAAGGGCAAGTCTGCATAGTATGTGTATGCCATGGAAGCTTTCTTACTCCAACTGAGTTTGTGAAACATGCCGGTGGGAAGGAAGTGGCTAACCCCATGAAACACATCCATGTATGCTGCACTTCATTTTCATT ggaaaaatga